From a region of the Triticum aestivum cultivar Chinese Spring chromosome 7D, IWGSC CS RefSeq v2.1, whole genome shotgun sequence genome:
- the LOC123165507 gene encoding sm-like protein LSM7, with protein sequence MSGRKETVLDLAKFVDKGVQVKLTGGRQVTGTLKGYDQLLNLVLDEAIEFEREQDDPLKLSTKTRQLGLIVCRGTAVMLVSPTEGTEEIKNPFQEADGEQTAHS encoded by the exons ATG TCGGGGCGCAAGGAGACGGTGCTGGACCTGGCCAAGTTCGTCGACAAGGGCGTCCAGGTCAAGCTCACCGGCGGCAGGCAAG TTACAGGAACTTTGAAGGGCTATGACCAGCTTCTGAACTTGGTGCTTGATGAAGCGATTGAGTTTGAAAGAG AGCAAGACGATCCACTGAAACTGTCGACAAAAACCAGACAGCTTGGTCTCATT GTCTGCAGGGGCACAGCGGTGATGCTTGTATCGCCAACGGAGGGAACAGAGGAGATCAAAAACCCCTTCCAAGAGGCTGATGGAGAACAAACCGCTCACTCCTAA